One window from the genome of Sporichthyaceae bacterium encodes:
- a CDS encoding TCP-1/cpn60 chaperonin family protein has product MPKILEYNEDARRSLERGVNALANTVKVTLGPRGRNVVIDKKFGAPTITNDGVTVAREIELADPYENLGAQLAKEVATKTNDVAGDGTTTATVLAQAMVKEGLRAVAAGANPMSLKRGVDAAAAALGDHLRSVASEIQTREDMASVASISAQDAVVGSLIADAFDKVGKDGVITVEESNTM; this is encoded by the coding sequence ATGCCGAAGATCCTGGAGTACAACGAGGACGCCCGTCGGTCCCTCGAACGCGGCGTCAACGCCCTGGCAAACACGGTCAAGGTGACGCTGGGCCCGCGCGGGCGCAACGTCGTGATCGACAAGAAGTTCGGCGCCCCGACCATCACCAACGACGGCGTCACCGTGGCTCGCGAGATCGAGCTGGCGGATCCGTACGAGAACCTCGGCGCCCAGCTGGCCAAGGAGGTGGCGACCAAGACCAACGACGTCGCGGGCGATGGCACCACCACCGCAACGGTGCTGGCCCAGGCGATGGTGAAGGAAGGCCTGCGAGCTGTCGCCGCCGGCGCGAACCCGATGAGCCTCAAGCGTGGCGTCGACGCGGCCGCGGCGGCGCTGGGCGACCACCTGCGCTCGGTGGCCAGCGAGATCCAGACCCGCGAGGACATGGCCAGTGTGGCCTCGATCTCCGCCCAGGACGCGGTGGTCGGCTCGCTGATCGCCGATGCGTTCGACAAGGTCGGCAAGGACGGCGTGATCACCGTCGAGGAGTCCAACACCATG
- the groES gene encoding co-chaperone GroES, with protein MASKVSITPLEDRVVVKPLEAETTTASGLVIPDTAKEKPQEGEVLAVGPGRFEEGQRLPLDVVVGDIVLYSKYGGTEVKYGGEEFLILSARDLLAKISK; from the coding sequence ATGGCCAGCAAGGTCTCCATCACGCCGCTCGAGGACCGCGTCGTCGTCAAGCCGCTCGAGGCCGAGACGACCACCGCCTCGGGCCTCGTCATCCCCGACACCGCCAAGGAGAAGCCCCAGGAGGGCGAGGTTCTCGCCGTCGGTCCGGGGCGCTTCGAGGAGGGGCAGCGTCTCCCGTTGGACGTCGTCGTCGGCGACATCGTGCTCTACAGCAAGTACGGCGGCACCGAGGTCAAGTACGGCGGCGAGGAGTTCCTGATCCTGTCCGCCCGCGATCTGCTCGCGAAGATCTCCAAGTAA